One Helianthus annuus cultivar XRQ/B chromosome 7, HanXRQr2.0-SUNRISE, whole genome shotgun sequence genomic region harbors:
- the LOC110868969 gene encoding serine/threonine-protein kinase ppk15 isoform X1, whose protein sequence is MEPSDIESVLQFLRTNHLSTSESALIDDLFEKSNLDATHIHNFLFPPPIKIPAAPRRPPPPLQDLAPSDASSDQEFISLGSSEFTNPYGIRTMRGASSHASSDRLSQFGTARDYHEFDMQNDLNWYRENDEDYAMPSCFDDSDPFGGQTEDKFVTTFEKENQNDNLELEFDPLLEKTSRLDKVWPASIGYLEDGVKGIVLDDFLDTEKKIKSCDDDDERDCKRTDELLNKMCDKDVDFDRNSDYDAAKVDEGDAIDVSLTNGNEDEYEVFELKIIHRKNRTGFEEHKDLPIVLNSVIGARYVVSEYLGSAAFSKVVQAHDLQTGIDVCLKIIKNEKDFFDQSLDEIKLLKLVNKHDPADERHILRLYDYFYFHEHLIIVSELLRANLYEFQKYNKESGSEPYFTMPRLQAITRQCLEALDYLHELGIIHCDLKPENILIKSYSRCEIKVIDLGSSCFKSDRLSLYVQSRSYRAPEVILGLPYDQKVDLWSLGCILAELLSGDVLFPNDEIVFLLARVIGMLGPIDYDMLERGQETSKYFTDEFDLYRINEETNETEYITPQETSLEERVQVSDTLLLDFIGNLLEINPRRRPTAREALKHPWLSFPYGFVILYGLP, encoded by the exons ATGGAACCATCTGACATCGAATCAGTCCTCCAATTTCTCAGAACAAACCATCTTTCAACCTCTGAATCTGCActcattgatgacctcttcgaaAAATCCAATCTTGATGCTACCCACATCCACAATTTCCTCTTTCCTCCTCCGATCAAGATTCCGGCAGCCCCCCGCCGCCCTCCTCCGCCGCTGCAAGATCTTGCACCCTCTGATGCTTCTTCTGATCAGGAGTTCATCAGCTTGGGTTCTTCAG AATTTACAAATCCGTATGGGATCCGGACTATGAGGGGGGCTAGTTCTCATGCTTCGTCGGATAGATTGTCTCAATTCGGTACAGCTCGTGATTACCATGAATTCGACATGCAAAACGACTTGAATTGGTATAGAGAGAACGACGAAGACTACGCTATGCCGTCTTGTTTTGATGATTCAGACCCTTTCGGTGGTCAAACTGAGGACAAGTTTGTAACAACTTTCGAGAAAGAGAACCAAAACGACAATCTTGAACTTGAGTTCGACCCGTTATTAGAGAAAACTAGCCGTCTTGATAAAGTATGGCCCGCCTCCATTGGGTATTTGGAAGATGGTGTAAAAGGAATTGTTTTGGATGATTTTCTTGATACCGAGAAGAAGATTAAAAGttgcgatgatgatgatgaacggGATTGTAAAAGAACCGATGAATTGCTGAATAAGATGTGCGATAAAGATGTTGACTTTGACCGAAATAGTGATTACGATGCTGCTAAAGTTGACGAAGGCGATGCCATTGATGTATCGTTAACGAATGGAAACGAAGATGAATATGAAGTATTTGAGTTAAAAATTATACACAGGAAAAACAG GACTGGTTTTGAAGAGCATAAGGATCTACCGATTGTTTTAAACAGCGTAATCGGCGCCCGATATGTTGTTTCGGAGTATCTTGGTTCGGCTGCATTTAGCAAAGTCGTTCAAGCACATGATCTCCAAACAGGAATCGACGTTTGTTTGAAGATAATAAAGAACGAAAAAGATTTCTTCGACCAAAGTTTAGATGAAATCAAGCTTTTAAAGCTTGTAAACAAGCATGATCCGGCAGATGAGCGCCATATTTTACGGCTTtacgattatttttattttcat GAACATCTCATCATCGTTAGCGAACTGCTGCGCGCTAACTTATACGAATTTCAAAAATACAATAAAGAATCCGGCAGTGAGCCTTATTTTACCATGCCCAGGCTGCAG GCGATAACGAGACAATGTTTGGAAGCGTTGGATTACTTGCATGAATTGGGAATAATACATTGTGATCTAAAGCCGGAAAATATTCTTATCAAAAGCTATAGCCGATGTGAGATCAAGGTTATTGATCTCGGAAGCAGTTGCTTTAAAAGCGATAGATTGTCGTTATATGTGCAATCTCGGTCTTATCGGGCTCCTGAAGTCATTCTCGGCCTTCCGTATGACCAGAAAGTTGACCTTTGGTCGCTCGGTTGCATCTTAGCTGAACTCTTATCTGGTGAT gttttatttCCAAACGATGAAATCGTGTTCTTGCTTGCACGAGTGATCGGTATGCTCGGGCCAATTGATTACGATATGCTAGAACGGGGTCAAGAAACAAGCAAATATTTCACGGATGAGTTCGATCTTTATCGCATAAACGAG GAAACAAACGAGACGGAATACATAACCCCACAAGAAACATCATTGGAAGAACGCGTACAAGTTTCCGATACATTATTACTCGATTTCATCGGTAACTTACTTGAGATCAACCCACGAAGGCGGCCCACAGCCCGAGAAGCCCTGAAACACCCCTGGCTCTCGTTTCCCTACG
- the LOC110868969 gene encoding serine/threonine-protein kinase ppk15 isoform X2, with protein MEPSDIESVLQFLRTNHLSTSESALIDDLFEKSNLDATHIHNFLFPPPIKIPAAPRRPPPPLQDLAPSDASSDQEFISLGSSEFTNPYGIRTMRGASSHASSDRLSQFGTARDYHEFDMQNDLNWYRENDEDYAMPSCFDDSDPFGGQTEDKFVTTFEKENQNDNLELEFDPLLEKTSRLDKVWPASIGYLEDGVKGIVLDDFLDTEKKIKSCDDDDERDCKRTDELLNKMCDKDVDFDRNSDYDAAKVDEGDAIDVSLTNGNEDEYEVFELKIIHRKNRTGFEEHKDLPIVLNSVIGARYVVSEYLGSAAFSKVVQAHDLQTGIDVCLKIIKNEKDFFDQSLDEIKLLKLVNKHDPADERHILRLYDYFYFHEHLIIVSELLRANLYEFQKYNKESGSEPYFTMPRLQAITRQCLEALDYLHELGIIHCDLKPENILIKSYSRCEIKVIDLGSSCFKSDRLSLYVQSRSYRAPEVILGLPYDQKVDLWSLGCILAELLSGDVLFPNDEIVFLLARVIGMLGPIDYDMLERGQETSKYFTDEFDLYRINEETNETEYITPQETSLEERVQVSDTLLLDFIGNLLEINPRRRPTAREALKHPWLSFPYG; from the exons ATGGAACCATCTGACATCGAATCAGTCCTCCAATTTCTCAGAACAAACCATCTTTCAACCTCTGAATCTGCActcattgatgacctcttcgaaAAATCCAATCTTGATGCTACCCACATCCACAATTTCCTCTTTCCTCCTCCGATCAAGATTCCGGCAGCCCCCCGCCGCCCTCCTCCGCCGCTGCAAGATCTTGCACCCTCTGATGCTTCTTCTGATCAGGAGTTCATCAGCTTGGGTTCTTCAG AATTTACAAATCCGTATGGGATCCGGACTATGAGGGGGGCTAGTTCTCATGCTTCGTCGGATAGATTGTCTCAATTCGGTACAGCTCGTGATTACCATGAATTCGACATGCAAAACGACTTGAATTGGTATAGAGAGAACGACGAAGACTACGCTATGCCGTCTTGTTTTGATGATTCAGACCCTTTCGGTGGTCAAACTGAGGACAAGTTTGTAACAACTTTCGAGAAAGAGAACCAAAACGACAATCTTGAACTTGAGTTCGACCCGTTATTAGAGAAAACTAGCCGTCTTGATAAAGTATGGCCCGCCTCCATTGGGTATTTGGAAGATGGTGTAAAAGGAATTGTTTTGGATGATTTTCTTGATACCGAGAAGAAGATTAAAAGttgcgatgatgatgatgaacggGATTGTAAAAGAACCGATGAATTGCTGAATAAGATGTGCGATAAAGATGTTGACTTTGACCGAAATAGTGATTACGATGCTGCTAAAGTTGACGAAGGCGATGCCATTGATGTATCGTTAACGAATGGAAACGAAGATGAATATGAAGTATTTGAGTTAAAAATTATACACAGGAAAAACAG GACTGGTTTTGAAGAGCATAAGGATCTACCGATTGTTTTAAACAGCGTAATCGGCGCCCGATATGTTGTTTCGGAGTATCTTGGTTCGGCTGCATTTAGCAAAGTCGTTCAAGCACATGATCTCCAAACAGGAATCGACGTTTGTTTGAAGATAATAAAGAACGAAAAAGATTTCTTCGACCAAAGTTTAGATGAAATCAAGCTTTTAAAGCTTGTAAACAAGCATGATCCGGCAGATGAGCGCCATATTTTACGGCTTtacgattatttttattttcat GAACATCTCATCATCGTTAGCGAACTGCTGCGCGCTAACTTATACGAATTTCAAAAATACAATAAAGAATCCGGCAGTGAGCCTTATTTTACCATGCCCAGGCTGCAG GCGATAACGAGACAATGTTTGGAAGCGTTGGATTACTTGCATGAATTGGGAATAATACATTGTGATCTAAAGCCGGAAAATATTCTTATCAAAAGCTATAGCCGATGTGAGATCAAGGTTATTGATCTCGGAAGCAGTTGCTTTAAAAGCGATAGATTGTCGTTATATGTGCAATCTCGGTCTTATCGGGCTCCTGAAGTCATTCTCGGCCTTCCGTATGACCAGAAAGTTGACCTTTGGTCGCTCGGTTGCATCTTAGCTGAACTCTTATCTGGTGAT gttttatttCCAAACGATGAAATCGTGTTCTTGCTTGCACGAGTGATCGGTATGCTCGGGCCAATTGATTACGATATGCTAGAACGGGGTCAAGAAACAAGCAAATATTTCACGGATGAGTTCGATCTTTATCGCATAAACGAG GAAACAAACGAGACGGAATACATAACCCCACAAGAAACATCATTGGAAGAACGCGTACAAGTTTCCGATACATTATTACTCGATTTCATCGGTAACTTACTTGAGATCAACCCACGAAGGCGGCCCACAGCCCGAGAAGCCCTGAAACACCCCTGGCTCTCGTTTCCCTACGGTTga